The following coding sequences are from one Rutidosis leptorrhynchoides isolate AG116_Rl617_1_P2 chromosome 11, CSIRO_AGI_Rlap_v1, whole genome shotgun sequence window:
- the LOC139877468 gene encoding epoxide hydrolase 3-like isoform X2: MEKIQHKYIKVNGINMHYAEIGEGPVVLFIHGFPELWYTWRHQMLFISSKGYRCIAPDLRGFGDTDAPLEHTSYTALHIVGDLVCLLDSLELDKVYLVGHDWGAIISWYLCLFRPDRIKALVNMSVVYNPRNPWVKPVKYMRHVYGDDFYICRFQVKFVYIHILFFISFKYLILVGKRFANSFNPPPYTIPSWFTEKDLDYFASKYRATGFRGPFNYYRCFDLNWELCAAWTGSKINVPTKFLVGDIDLTYNFPGIKKYIEGGGFKRSVPSLKEVVVMEGVGHFLNQEKPQEISNHIYDFITKF; encoded by the exons ATGGAGAAAATACAACATAAATACATCAAAGTAAATGGCATAAACATGCATTATGCCGAGATCGGAGAAGGACCCGTGGTGCTGTTCATCCACGGGTTCCCAGAATTATGGTACACCTGGCGTCACCAGATGTTGTTCATATCGTCTAAAGGGTATCGTTGCATTGCACCCGACTTACGTGGCTTTGGTGATACAGACGCACCACTTGAACATACAAGTTACACCGCATTACACATAGTTGGGGACTTAGTGTGTTTGCTTGACTCATTAGAGTTGGATAAGGTTTACTTGGTGGGTCATGATTGGGGTGCTATAATATCATGGTACTTGTGTTTGTTCCGACCGGACCGGATTAAGGCTTTGGTTAACATGAGTGTTGTTTATAATCCTAGGAATCCTTGGGTCAAACCGGTGAAGTATATGAGACATGTTTATGGAGATGATTTTTACATTTGTAGATTTCAGGTGAAATTTGTTTACATTCAtattcttttttttataagcttcaAATATTTAATTTT GGTGGGAAAAAGA TTCGCAAACTCTTTTAACCCGCCTCCATACACCATACCTTCTTGGTTCACCGAGAAAGACCTTGACTACTTTGCATCCAAATATCGTGCCACAGGGTTTCGTGGACCTTTCAATTACTATCGTTGTTTCGATCT AAATTGGGAGTTATGTGCAGCATGGACAGGATCTAAGATAAATGTGCCGACGAAATTTTTAGTAGGGGACATTGATTTAACGTATAATTTTCCGGGGATAAAAAAGTATATAGAAGGAGGCGGATTCAAGAGATCGGTACCTAGTTTAAAAGAAGTGGTGGTGATGGAAGGAGTTGGTCATTTTCTTAACCAGGAGAAGCCACAAGAAATTAGCAACCACATTTATGACTTCATTACCAAGTTTTGA
- the LOC139877468 gene encoding epoxide hydrolase 1-like isoform X1, with amino-acid sequence MEKIQHKYIKVNGINMHYAEIGEGPVVLFIHGFPELWYTWRHQMLFISSKGYRCIAPDLRGFGDTDAPLEHTSYTALHIVGDLVCLLDSLELDKVYLVGHDWGAIISWYLCLFRPDRIKALVNMSVVYNPRNPWVKPVKYMRHVYGDDFYICRFQELGWEKEFEKVDTKRLLASFYFKRVPTAPTMSQEFANSFNPPPYTIPSWFTEKDLDYFASKYRATGFRGPFNYYRCFDLNWELCAAWTGSKINVPTKFLVGDIDLTYNFPGIKKYIEGGGFKRSVPSLKEVVVMEGVGHFLNQEKPQEISNHIYDFITKF; translated from the exons ATGGAGAAAATACAACATAAATACATCAAAGTAAATGGCATAAACATGCATTATGCCGAGATCGGAGAAGGACCCGTGGTGCTGTTCATCCACGGGTTCCCAGAATTATGGTACACCTGGCGTCACCAGATGTTGTTCATATCGTCTAAAGGGTATCGTTGCATTGCACCCGACTTACGTGGCTTTGGTGATACAGACGCACCACTTGAACATACAAGTTACACCGCATTACACATAGTTGGGGACTTAGTGTGTTTGCTTGACTCATTAGAGTTGGATAAGGTTTACTTGGTGGGTCATGATTGGGGTGCTATAATATCATGGTACTTGTGTTTGTTCCGACCGGACCGGATTAAGGCTTTGGTTAACATGAGTGTTGTTTATAATCCTAGGAATCCTTGGGTCAAACCGGTGAAGTATATGAGACATGTTTATGGAGATGATTTTTACATTTGTAGATTTCAG GAATTAGGGTGGGAAAAAGAGTTCGAAAAAGTTGATACGAAGAGACTACTAGCCTCGTTTTATTTCAAACGAGTACCAACCGCACCAACAATGTCTCAAGAGTTCGCAAACTCTTTTAACCCGCCTCCATACACCATACCTTCTTGGTTCACCGAGAAAGACCTTGACTACTTTGCATCCAAATATCGTGCCACAGGGTTTCGTGGACCTTTCAATTACTATCGTTGTTTCGATCT AAATTGGGAGTTATGTGCAGCATGGACAGGATCTAAGATAAATGTGCCGACGAAATTTTTAGTAGGGGACATTGATTTAACGTATAATTTTCCGGGGATAAAAAAGTATATAGAAGGAGGCGGATTCAAGAGATCGGTACCTAGTTTAAAAGAAGTGGTGGTGATGGAAGGAGTTGGTCATTTTCTTAACCAGGAGAAGCCACAAGAAATTAGCAACCACATTTATGACTTCATTACCAAGTTTTGA